The window GTCTCAAAACACAGGGACTCACACACTACGTGCTTTACCAGCCTTTGTCATAAAGTCGGGGACTGGGCCCCTTCTACTCGCCTGGCCCTGATCTCAGTGAATCCAGCCAACAAGCCTGTAAGGAGGGACAACCGTTCCATCCTCATTTAGCAGACGAGCAGACGGAGGCCCAGACAGGAAAAAGGCCCACAGCTGGGGGCGGCAGAGGCAGGATCAGAACCGGCCACAACGCTGAGTCCCTGGGCACTCTACTTCCCCACCTGACAAGCAGGCAGCGTCCTCAGAGGCACACGTGATGGGCTCGCAAAAAGCAAACCACAGTGACGAATACAACGAGCAGACTTCAGACATGCCAGGGACTGCGCTGGAAGCCCCACGGAAGGATCCCCCGGAGAGGAAGTGGAGAGTCCCCGCTCAAAGGTGAAGTTGCTTGTCTGAGGACCCGCATCAAGTACGAGTGGAACCAGAAAGAAACATGGCCCTGCCACCGACGGACTCTCCTCCTCGCCAACACTGAGCACTTAGATCTCTGGTTCTGCACACTGGCCCCAAACGAGCAGGCCTACGGTTTCCGAGCACTAATCCCTGAGCTACCCTGTGAGGTCGTCACCAAGATCTGTCCTGGCTGCAGAGTATGAAATGAggttttaagtgaaataagataaataaaaataattaaaaaaaaaaaaaaaaaaaaggagtggacgtctgggtggctcagttaagcactggacttcagctcagctcatgatcttgtggttcgtgggtttgagacctgcgtcaggctctgagctgtcagcacagcctgcctcagattctgggtctcccttgctttccgcccctgccccgcttgtgttttctctcctccccccaccttctcaaaaatacatttaaaaaaaaatgaaaaaacatctGAAGTGAGGAACTTGCTGGCAACCACCCCTGGGGTCACACAGtcacagagaggcagagctggaTCTAGACTTCACGTCTGTCTGACCCAGGCCCCGAGCCTGTCCACTCTGCAGTGAGGGGTTGAGGaacagaaggggagaagaggaagcCACCACGGGGTTGGCTTACTGAGCACCACTTCTGTGTTCCGGGGGCTGAGCACACAGCAGGGAGCCAGCACCGAACCTGTCCTCGTCTCACTTTGAGGGACATCAACTAGTAAGCGAGATAACAGAACAGCACGTGCCAAGTGGGGGTTAGTACTCTGAAGAAAACACAGCAGCCTTGGGGGATGGAGCGTTTTGGGGTGCTACTCTAGATAGGACAGTCAGGGAGCCCCGCTCCGGGAACCCCCCACAAATGAAGCCAGGCAAAGGAACAGCAGAGGCTCCGTGCTCCGGGGCCGGCAGAGCCAGGAGACACAGCAGGTGCAGCACAAAAgctgaggacagagggaggacaCTGAGGGCCGGGCGGGCACTTTGCCTTCCACCCCTAGGGCTGGAGCAGACCACGGGGCTCTAGCTAGGGACCAGGCGGTTGAGAACGCTGGGCGGCCCACGAGCGGGTGGCTGTGACCTAGAGGCAGGAGTGCGATGGTCTTACTTCATGCGGATCTTGCGGGCCATGGCTCGAAGCTCGTCTTCCCGCTCCTGTGGCAGAGACGGCTGTGAGGGCGGGCCCGGCTGGCACCCCCCGTCCCGCCCCCACTCCTCAGTCTCACTCCTACCTGGCGCTCATGCTCCTGCTGTATCATCTTCTCCTGCGCTGCCTTCTTATCCGCCTTGACTGTAGCGAAAGAGGGACACGATCGCTGAGGGGTGCCCTCAAGAGCCCCCCCTTTCCCGATGCCAAAGCTGAGCCCAGAGAGGCCCACCAGACGGCCAAGGCCCTTAGCGTGGTGGCAGAACGGCATGCACGCTGATGCCCGCCCgtgcagggaagggcagggcctcCCCCACAGGACGCTGGAGAGGGGCCGGGGGGACCGGGTGCACGTGGTGGGACATACACTGCCTGTTCAGCGCTTTCTGCATCCTCAGCTTCAGCTTCTCCTGTGGCGTCAGcttgggctggggaagggggagaagaggcGGGAGAGGGGGTGGGTGTCCGGAGCTCCAACAACCTACCTCATCCAAGAGCCTGGGTCTTGCGGGGGCGCGTGGGGAGGAGGGACGGGCCGCGGATGCCCGCCACAAGGGTCTGGGAAGCCTGGGGACGGCTGGAGCCCCGCTGGAcagcgaggaggggagggggacgcAGATCTCACGGGGCAGAGCATTCCCAGCCCCCTTCGACCCCAGGGCTGGATCTCCCGAcccccccccgggcccccccTGCAGGCCCACCGGGCCCAGCTCTCGGGCACTGCTGCTGGCGGGAATTAGACGGGCGAGTTCCAAATTCTTACTGACTTTGGCAGCTCCTGTCTCTTTACCAGCGGCAGGTTCGGTCCTGAGGGGAGGAAAGGACGGTTGCCACCTCTGACCCCAGGCAACCTCGGGACCGTCTGAGGGCAGTGGGTCTCGGACGCCCCCGAGGAGACACTGTGCCTCTCGGCTCTCTCGAGACAGGGGCCGTGTCCCCTAAACCCTCATCCGAGGTAGGGCTGCGACTCCTCGGACGCCCCTCAGATCTACCCTCCCAAGTTGGGGCCACGTGCCCCTCAGACCTCCCGAGGCAGGACCAAGCCCTCTTCGGAAAGAGAACGGTGGGGCTCAGCCACCTCGCCTGAGGCTGACGACtgtcttccccccgcccccctgcccccgcttACTTTTTCAGCTTCTCGCCCACAGCAGGGGACGCCGCCGGCCTGGTCAGCTTCTCCCTCGGGGGCGATGGCGAGTGGCTctggctgcggctgcggctgcggctctGGCTGCGGCTGCGGCTCTGGCTGGGGCTGCGGCTCCGAGTCAGGCTGCGACTGCGGGACGGGCTGAGGGACCAGCTGCTGCGGCTGCGGCTACTGCTGTGGTGCCGGGGGCCCCGGCCGCCCCGCCTGTACCGGTCCCCGGAGCGGGAGCGGCTCCTAGGGGCACGGGGGGTGGCCAGAGAGGGGCCGTGAGGAGCCACggagcaccccccccctccccccgcacacCCCCGCCTGGGCTCCAAGTCGACAGCCATCCCGCTAGGCCCTACGGGAGGTCCGGGTGCCATCACCCGCTTCTCTCCGGCTGCCTTCTCCTCGGCTGCCCCCTGGCCTCGCTCGGTGTCTACACAGAGACCACCCTCCAGATACGACCACCCTGAAACGGCTCCTCGCTTCTCGCTCATGAGACACCTTCTCACCCACTTCCCTGGGAGGTGACCTCTGGGAGGGTGGGATGTGGCTGGCCGGCTCCCCCCTTCACTCACCGTGCCCAGCTCTGGGCGCCCAGGGGCTGTGACCCCACCTACACCCTCAGCACCTCCTTACCCGCGTGCCCACTCTCCCCACCAATCCAGAGCACAGATCCCATGAGACCCACTCTGGGGACATGTAGCcccatccctcctctgctcaggacCCTGGGGGCTCCTCGGCGATGGCTCACCCTCAGACTGGCATTCAAGGTGTGGCCAGGCCCCCTTCCTCCAACCCCAGCCTTTCTCCCGTGGTCACCCTGGGTCAGGCTACGGAGAACCATCCGGAAGCCAAATCCACACTACACACTGATTCTGTCAGGAAGGAGCTGTCCGAGTTTTCACAGAACTCAAACTCGTTGACAACACCGAGAAAACGAACTACCCTTTAAAAATCCAGACTCTCAACTTCTCTCGAGAAACCACAAGAGAGAACGACACCGGACCTGCTGCTGCACAGCCAACAACCCGACTCGACGGGACGTGTGCGCCCCAGTCCGCCGGGGCCCACCTGGCCCCTTTATTTCAGACACCAGCCCCTGTGGGCGGCTGACGTGGAGATGCACGCCACAGGACAGGTGACAGTGCTGACGGAAGAAGCGCTCCCCCAACGCCAGGGCCCCAACGGAGCAGTCCCCTGCGTTACCTGTCACACCTTCCCGCCGACTCAGCAAGAGCAACACTCTCCTAATTTTACGGATGAGAAAAACGAAGCCCTGAAAGTCTACCAGCAGGGCCAGGATTTAAAGCCAGGCAGACGCTCCACAGCCCACACTCCCGCAGGCTGAGCCATGCTGCCTTCACACAGGCAGCCCTGATCCCACCGGGTCAGAGCCCAGGAAGGACATTCCAGTCCCCAGATGCTTCACTTCCTGCCTCAGCAGCAGCACCTCTGTGCCCAGAGTACCCCAGGCCTAAAGGTCAGCCAGGTCCCCAGTGCAAACCAAAGGGCACCCTGGAGTGTCCACGTACCACCCCAGACACAATCCCCCCGACCGGAACTGGCCTGGGGACTCCCCAGGAGAGGAGCAGCTCAGTCTCCTGTCCCCACTGCATCCCCGAGGATGTGGCTGTGCTCCATCCCACGTCACCACACACGGAGAACAGACGGCACATGCCTCCCTCTGCCAACCGAGTGCTTCCCCACAAAACAGCAGTGGCCTGGTCCCCTAGAGCCTGGTCTCGCTGACATCGGGCCATGCCCACCCCCCGGTCCcgcgcccacccccccccaaccccccccccccacacatacacacacacacacacacacacacacacacacacacacacacacacgccagccTCACGCACCTGCTTCTGCGCCGGGGCCCGTAACCACCACGCCGGGCGGGTGAACGGGAGTACCGGTGTCCGTCTCGGGAGCCCCCACCTGAGTGCCGCCGGCCACGGCTACGGGACCGAGAATAGCGCCGGGAGCGGGACCGGGAGCGGGACCAGGAccgggagcgggagcgggagcgtGCGTGGCGGCCAGAACGGTAGTAGCCCCCGCCACGGCGGGAGCGGGAGCTGGAGCGGGAACTGGAGCGGGAGCTGGAGGTCCTCGAggcagaagaagaggaggaggaggaggaggaggagcggcgGCTGCAGGCGGGGCACGGAGGGCCGGTCAGCATGGGCCTGGGCCGTGGCCCCCCACTGCCCTGGGTCCCCCCCACGGTGGCCGGGGGCGTAGGACGGGCAGCGTGAGCGTTACCGACCGGGCGCTGGCATTACGTCCCGGTGCGGGGCCGCCGGGctgggggggcgcggggggcttCCCTGTGGTGGCCCCTGATGCGGCTGCTGCAGCCGCTGCTGCGGCTGCCTCCTCATCGCTGCCCCCAAAACTGGTGATGAACGTGATCTTCTCCTCACGGCCTGGGGTcggggagcgggagcgggagcgggacTCGGAGCTGGACTCTGAGGGTGACCtacagggcagggaggagggggctcaATTGCCAGGCTCCCCGGGAGCCCCCTGGCTAAGTAAACACGGCACAGAGCCACGGATGAGGACGGTGAGAAGCTCAGATGAGAAACTCAGCTTTGTAAGGGTCTGACTCCCAACCACGGAGCCTCCTCAAAGTAAGAAAATGAGTGACAGAGAAACGTATCGATCTCATGGAACTATTAAGAGGCAATGAACAGATCCAGAAAGATCTCCTCAACGTAGCTTTCGAACAAGCTCTGAAACGTTAAGTGTGGCTGAATTCCATCATCACAAAGGAAAACTACCTACGTCCCTAACAGCTCCTCTGTACCAAGCACTTGCCTGTGCCAGACCTGGTACTGAAAGGCACACGCCTCACCTCCCCTATTCTTCCATGAGCCCAGAGAGGCAGGTCCCTCCCTCTGCATCCTGAAAAGCGTACGGGGGTCAGACTGATGTCCGTCCAACCTCAAGGCCCCTGCCCCGACTACTCCCACATCCCGAAGACACACGTGGGCAAGGCCAGGCCCTTCTGGGCCATATTTCTCACTGGTTATTTCTGGCAGTTTAGATCAAAGAGACTTCTGATTTCTACGTCAGGGCTTTCTATCACCCTTGGTGATTTTTCACACACAACCACGTTGTGTTTAAATCAGAAGATCAAAGAAGGTTCacgtttaaaggaaaaaaaaaaaactgggaaagcAGAGTAacattctgaaaaacagaaaaatgattcaGACCCACAGGTGACACCAGGTGCCAGTCTGAGGTCTCAGAGCAGCCTACAGGgtggccccgcccctcctccccagccctgcccttcctTGGGCCCTGGAAACTCACCGCTTATAGGGGTCGTAGGTGGGGCTGTCTCGGCGGGCGTAGCTGTGGAGAGAACGGGGCGGGACAAGCAGGGACCGGGCGTGAGTGGGCACGGAATTGCACCCATTCCCCCAACCAAGGCACTCAAGGCCAGGTACTGGGTCCATGGAGGAGGCGGCTGCGGCCAGGTTCCGAGCCCTACCTTGATCCCTCTGCCCGCCTCGCCTCAGAGCTGTCCAAAGCCTGAACCTCGGCCACACACCACAAACAGTGAACGTCCTGGGCCCCTCCTGACCCTGAACAACAAGGACTTCAGCGGCCTCAATCCTGCTTGGGCTCTGAACCCTAGACTGAAGTGTCCCTCCTGCCACTCCCAAGTCCTTGGTTCTGCTAACTGGGTCCTGGCTTGTTAATGAcaacaataaaactagaaaaggtACCTCAACTGCTTCACAACTCTGCCACGGGTAATGTAATCATTCACACCTCagagctgaagaaactgaggtccagagataGAGAGTCACTTGCCCAGCATCACACAGCTCCTAAATGAAGGAGCTGGGATTCACAGCTAGGCCCTAAGACCCTGAGCGCATGCTTGCACGCACTACACTGACGACCTCTAGGGGAGAATGGGGACAGCAAGAATCCACGCAGCCTGTTGAGGAACCCTTTCCAGACCCCACACCAAGCCCTGTGAACCCCCAAGAGGCTGTTTAACCCTCACAGCCCCCCTCAAGGACCCTCCCTGCGGGGAGGAGACACAGCAAAAAGCGGCATGGGTTTGCCCGCGGCCTCCAGGGCTAAGAAGCTGCAGCAGGCTCATCTCGAGGCCGCTGGACTAGGTGGGCTCTCCACACCCCACCTCTGCCTCACCCAAACCCGCCCCAGGCCTCAAAGTGGGCACTGGCTCGCCCCCGATCCTGGGAGAGGACAATGCCTCTTTTCCAAAGGAGGAAAccgaagagagagagaagtcactTGCCCCAAATCTGACAAGGACACAGCCCAGGAGGAGAACCAGGCAGGACTTCAGGGACAGGCCTGTTCCCCGTGACTCTGCCCTCAGCTACTCCACACCACCTCCCCACAGGTGTCTGGGATGCCTGGCAAGAGTCCCAAGTCCAGCAGGGTACGGGGAGTGGCTGGCAGGGCAGGACAGGGCGTCCACACGCCCCTCAGCCACTCCTATTCTGAATCTTTCCCATTTACTGCCTCACTAGGAGGACTCTGTCCACAAACGAAAGCGTGCCCCCAAAGAGTctccctgagccccagcccctcccccagagcccGGAAAGAATGAGGCTGGCAGGGCACAGGGGAGAACCCGACCTACCTGGGTGGGCTGATCTTGCGGCCCCTTAGTCGCTTTTCCCGGAACTCCCTCCGCTGGCGCCGGGAGCGACGGCCCTGGAGGAGGACGGGCACCTGGCCGGTGAGGGCTATGCCCTCCCTGAcgcacacccctgcccccacccgacCCGGCCCTCACCGAATACATGGCCTTCTCTTCCTCAAGAGCCTTGGCATGTTTGATCGCCTCCGCCTCCTCCTTGTCTTTCCGGAGCATCCTGTGGAAGGAGAGGACGGTGACAATGGAGGAGCGGGCAGGCCACAAACAGGGCTGTCGCAGGAAGCGCGGGATCCCGTGCCATCCTGGAGTCTCTCACTCGTTCAGCActattattgagcacctactgcgtGCAAACACTATTTTACACATTGTGATTCagcactgaaaacaaacaaaaatcctcgCCCTCACAGGCTTACGTTCTGGGGACAAGACGGACAATGACCGAGGTATTAGGTTAGATGGTGACAACCTTGACTGTAGAAGGGGGAAGAAAGTGCCAGGGAACTGGCAGAATCTGCTACAGCTTTCGACAGGGAGGTCAGAGAAGCCAcgcagagaaagggagggctaAGCAGCAGCCTCGGGGAGTAAGCCACACAGAAGCCAGCACGGTGGCCAACAGCACAGTGGCCTAAAGTTGGTCGGGGGATGGCTCGGGGGTAAGGAGGCCacggaggctgggggcggggtgtgggaagaggggcagaggaccaGACAGGTAAGACTTCGTGGCCATGGTGGGGACTCTGGCTGCCCGAGTGACGGGGTGGTCATGGAGGGTTCTGGGCAGAGGGTGCTGTGTTCAGACAGGATTTTTCAGATTCGGACTCAATCCTCTGTTAGCTGGGACTGTTCTATGTGATCTGCACAGGGTGGGACTCAGGGAAGAGGCTCCATTCGGCAAGTGCAAGTAAGTGAATCCAGTGAATGAAGCCTCTCCACCAGAGGGTGCTGTCCACCAGGCCCAGGAGCCCCGTGAGCTTTTAGGGGTCAGATGGCCAAAGTCACACGGAGTTGGGCgcagcctcagtttctgcacaGGCAAGGCCCGGTCGTGAGTATCCATCCCACAAGCTCAGGAGTCCGTGTGTGTGAAGCCCCCGGCACGGGGCCAGGCACACCAGTGCTCACGAATAAAGTGGCCGTTGGTAGCAGGGGTAATGACAAATGCCAGGTCCGGAGTGGGGAGAACCAGCCAGCAGGCCTCACCTGACAAAGTCACCGTCGGCCATGCCATAGGTCGTGGCCTGTTTGTTGAGATCTGCCACCTGCTCCTGGTTCAGTTCGTCCACGTCCACCTCCACGTCTGCACCAAGAGAAAGGCCGTCAGGGACCAAAGCCGAGTGAGAGGACCGGGGAGAAGGGGCAGTGCCCCAGGAGGTAGGGGCACGAGGGGACGCCCACCAGACTGCAGGCCTCTGCAGGGAGGGAACGAGTCAGCCCATCTCAGCATCCCCAAGCTGGCACGGGGCTTGGCCAGAGGCGAGCACAACGAAGGgcaaggggcgggggagaggcaaTGCAATGGATGAGGGTCCAAATGTAGAGTACCGGGATGGACGAGCAAGACAAGTgaagggggatgggggtgggtaaAGATCTAagtgggcaggaggcagggggcgGAGGTCACGGGTTTTCAGGAGCTGGATGCGCCACGAGTAAGTGGAAGGTAGGATGGGCCCCTTACGTGTGTGTGATAAGCAGCAGCTGGCTGAGGAGGGGAAAGCAGCAGCTTTGGGTAGGGGGTGAACAGcagtgctggggggtggggggcggcaagGGACGACTCTGGAGCTGAATGAACACTTGTTTtccagaggggagagaaaaacagggaGACAGGCGGACCAAGTAGAAGAGAACGGAGACAGAGCCTAGGTGGGGACAGTATCATAAGAGCAGGGTCCTAGAAATGAGACGACacggacagagagggaggccgGCAAAGAGGAGCAcatgagagagacagggaggacgGCAGAGGCTGGAGCGCCCCAGAGTGGGGGCGGGAGAGACAGGGCTCGTAAGTGCAGGGCGCCCCACAGAGGGTGAGGAACGAGACACGAAAACGATGCCCAGGGactgcggggtgggggagggcagagaggggacccCACCGATGTCGGGGATGACCTCATCTTCGTCCGAGTTGCTCTCCTCCTCAGCTGGCGACTCCTCCTCCTCTGGCTTCTCCGCCACCTTCTCCACCTCGGCCACGGTGCTGTCCTCGTAGGTGTAGCCAATGGAAGCCTTCTTCTCCGCCAGCCTGGGACCGGGGGAGCCCGTGAGCCAGGAAGGCCAAGGGCAGGGCGCAGCCCAGAGCCAAGCCTCGAGGGCACACGGACTCCCTGCACTCTGACCTCTCAAGGGTGCCCTTGCCTCCAGGCCCTCACACGTGCTCTCCCTCAGCCTAGGACCCTCTGCGCctgcctcccacaacccctccctcttcccccagacTCCGGTTCCAACACACCAGGACGTCCTCCCCCAGGCAGGGTCGAGCACCATCCTCAGCTCCTCAGCCCCACCCACATTGGATCATTACTGTCGGGGGACAGATCTGTCTCCCCCCCAGCAGTCTGAGCCCGAGACGGCAGGACCCAGTTATCCTGGGTAACAATATGCCCCAGCTTtgccagagcagaggaggggcctcATGCATGTCTGTCGCTGAATGAAAGTAGTCAGCATTCCCTGCCGCCCTTCTAGTGCCAGCCTTCTCCTGAAAGTAGGCTCCTGGGTAAAGATCAGTCATCAAAAAGCTTCCATTACATCTGCGGAAACTGCAGATGGAGGGAAGCAGCAAGCGCTCAGGATCACAAAGGGGTAGATTCAGCAGCAGGAGGGGAGGAGTCGGGCCCAGGACCGCCGCAGACAAGCGGGCTGAGCGCTGCCCTGGAGGGCACGAGGCTGCCCAGGCAGAGGAGATGAAGAGAGCAGCGACACAGCCAGCTGAGGACCTCCCTGAGCCAGCAGCAGCTCCAGTAAGGCCCCGCCCTTCCTCTCGAGGGACACGGCTTGAGAAGGCCCCGTCCACAGTGACACTGGCTGCTGCTGAGCACCCGCTTACTGAAGGACACGCACGGGACAGGCCGTCCATAAGCTCCATCGCCCACAAACAGAGGGGACCCCTGTTAGCCTGTCACATAGGGGAGCACGCCAAAGCTCGGAGAGGGAGTCCTCACGCTCAGGACTCAAACCCGGGCCGGGTCAACCAACGGCACCTCCCACTGCGCTGCAAGCTGGACACTCAAGGCAGGGGTTTCTGAGCAAATCCTTGCTTCTGGCCACCACTTCCTCCTCTAAATTCCTACTAAGTGGGCGCCCACCGTGTGCCAAGCACTGGCCCCGACTCTGGGGACACTGACGTGGACAAGCTGGATGAGGCCGTGCTGGTGGGGCTCCCAGTCCTCCTGCCTCCCCCGACACCCAACTCACTTCTTCTTCTCATCCTCACTGGGTCTCTGGAGGCCTCCATACAACTCGTCAATGTAGATCTGGTACAGGCACTGCTCCTCGGAGACTGCAGCAAGGCAGAGTGGACGGGGTCACCGGGAATTCAGGAAGCAAGGGACACATGTGTGTGCAGTGGCGGGTAGGAGGGTGGGTACAACCCAAGCACAGCCAGGGACAGAGTCACCGATTTGCGGATCATCATAAACGTGTGGTGAGGACACACAACTGCAGGTGGCCTTGCCATGGTAAAGGGACCTAACTGCTCTTTGCCTCGTTTCCTCTGCCGTAGGAGTGAGCTGAGCACCTGGTACCCGGGCTCTGACCTGGTACCCGGTGACTGATCCCCGGAAGGGAGGCCTCGGGTTGGGTCCTTCAGAACCACAGGCTTATCCTGAGCGCTGGACGTCACCTGGACTCCACGGGCTATTCTGCCAGGTGGCTCAAGTTTAAATTATGTGTTTAGAGCCATCTGGGCTCTCACTTACCCACAACACCTGACTGGGGAGCTCAGCATTGTATCAGAGACTTCCCTGATGCTCCCTGCGATGAAACACATGCTCCCGACTGGGCGTGGGGCCCTGGGCGAGCCCCCTTCCCCTGGGCGTCAGCTCTACCACCCAAAAAGTCAGGTGGATGAGCCGGGCGAGCCTGGAGGTGGTGCAGCACTGTCCCTGGCTCCAGTGACCACTCTGGTTCCCGCCCATGGCGAGAAAGGGCCCTGGTGGCCTATCTCATGCAGGTGCCTCGCTCTCCCTACTCCAGCCACATAGGCCTTCGCCCTGTCCCCACAGAGTACCTACCTCCACCCCCCCTACAGGACTCTCCTTGCCAGAGagctcctctccacccctccctgacCCTAGCCTCGGTCAAGGACCTCAGAGAATGGCCCACTGTGTGCTAGAACGCCACCTGAGTTTGCAATCGCCACCCACTCTGGTGACTATGTGTCTGTTGCCCTCTCCCTAAGGAGACCCCCTGGCCCCAGAGGAGCATGTGATGTACCTCAGGTGCTCAGGAATTGTGGCAATGAACGAGTGAGGAGTCAGAACAAAAGGAAACTCTGACTCCATCGCCAACAACCCTTGTGACCTCTGGTGAAAGCAAAAAGGGATGATAAATCTCCCGGACTCTAACACCTCATCAGTTGCTAGAATTTTGGCAATCTTTGATTTCAGAGATGCTGAAATGTCTACcttagaaacaacaaaaaaaataagggcATACCAAACCCACGGCAGTGGCTGACTGTGCCAGGCTCGGTGCTGGGCCTTCACGCATCCCTCCCCAAACTTTTACACCCACCCGGGGGGACAAAAACCAACATCACCACCCTTCTCTGGGTGGGGGACAGCAAGGCCCGCCAGGCTGAGGGACTTGCATGTGGGCCTGTCCTCTCTTTAAAACTCAACAGGGAAGCCCTGGAAGGGGAAGTCTCAAAGCCCGTCTCAGGGGGTGAGCTAAAGCTCAGAGTTGTCCACCAGGAGGCAGCAGTGGTCAAGGGTAGGGTAAGAATCCCAGCTCCTTAGACAGTGTTCCCACCAACTCCTGAGCCTCAACAtacttgtctgtaaaatgggtaccaCCCCTAGGTGATTGTGCAGATGTAATCAGATATAATGAGATAATACAGATAAAAAACTCAGGGTCCGAATATCCCTGGGCAAGCCCAGAGTGGGAAGAaatctgagcctccattttctcatttgtgaaaacaGCAGTGGTGACGGCT is drawn from Felis catus isolate Fca126 chromosome E2, F.catus_Fca126_mat1.0, whole genome shotgun sequence and contains these coding sequences:
- the LOC101085510 gene encoding CLK4-associating serine/arginine rich protein isoform X1, with amino-acid sequence MWHEARKHERKLRGMMVDYKKRAERRREYYEKIKKDPAQFLQVHGRACKVHLDSAVALAAESPVNMMPWQGDTNNMIDRFDVRAHLDYIPDYTPPLLTTISPEQESDERKCNYERYRGLVQNDFAGISEEQCLYQIYIDELYGGLQRPSEDEKKKLAEKKASIGYTYEDSTVAEVEKVAEKPEEEESPAEEESNSDEDEVIPDIDVEVDVDELNQEQVADLNKQATTYGMADGDFVRMLRKDKEEAEAIKHAKALEEEKAMYSGRRSRRQRREFREKRLRGRKISPPSYARRDSPTYDPYKRSPSESSSESRSRSRSPTPGREEKITFITSFGGSDEEAAAAAAAAAASGATTGKPPAPPQPGGPAPGRNASARRRSSSSSSSSSSASRTSSSRSSSRSSSRSRRGGGYYRSGRHARSRSRSRSWSRSRSRSRRYSRSRSRGRRHSGGGSRDGHRYSRSPARRGGYGPRRRSRSRSRSGDRYRRGGRGPRHHSSSRSRSSWSLSPSRSRSLTRSRSPSQSRSRSQSRSRSRSQSHSPSPPREKLTRPAASPAVGEKLKKTEPAAGKETGAAKPKLTPQEKLKLRMQKALNRQFKADKKAAQEKMIQQEHERQEREDELRAMARKIRMKTAAVPALGFTLPLDWDVGSTCPGQATQPALKFSILSACSCLPLGRLPFSAGSGNAERRREKNGNVSTAGRAAHPPPVTVENTALPEGKQASPAPWNMTSLPRFSVPSLYPSACGGWPGPVSAPPSAARSRSRVRVHAVWLLHPALTGSLLSLSRRSRSRSRSPHYRH
- the LOC101085510 gene encoding CLK4-associating serine/arginine rich protein isoform X4; translation: MWHEARKHERKLRGMMVDYKKRAERRREYYEKIKKDPAQFLQVHGRACKVHLDSAVALAAESPVNMMPWQGDTNNMIDRFDVRAHLDYIPDYTPPLLTTISPEQESDERKCNYERYRGLVQNDFAGISEEQCLYQIYIDELYGGLQRPSEDEKKKLAEKKASIGYTYEDSTVAEVEKVAEKPEEEESPAEEESNSDEDEVIPDIDVEVDVDELNQEQVADLNKQATTYGMADGDFVRMLRKDKEEAEAIKHAKALEEEKAMYSGRRSRRQRREFREKRLRGRKISPPSYARRDSPTYDPYKRSPSESSSESRSRSRSPTPGREEKITFITSFGGSDEEAAAAAAAAAASGATTGKPPAPPQPGGPAPGRNASARRRSSSSSSSSSSASRTSSSRSSSRSSSRSRRGGGYYRSGRHARSRSRSRSWSRSRSRSRRYSRSRSRGRRHSGGGSRDGHRYSRSPARRGGYGPRRRSRSRSRSGDRYRRGGRGPRHHSSSRSRSSWSLSPSRSRSLTRSRSPSQSRSRSQSRSRSRSQSHSPSPPREKLTRPAASPAVGEKLKKTEPAAGKETGAAKPKLTPQEKLKLRMQKALNRQFKADKKAAQEKMIQQEHERQEREDELRAMARKIRMN
- the LOC101085510 gene encoding CLK4-associating serine/arginine rich protein isoform X2; its protein translation is MWHEARKHERKLRGMMVDYKKRAERRREYYEKIKKDPAQFLQVHGRACKVHLDSAVALAAESPVNMMPWQGDTNNMIDRFDVRAHLDYIPDYTPPLLTTISPEQESDERKCNYERYRGLVQNDFAGISEEQCLYQIYIDELYGGLQRPSEDEKKKLAEKKASIGYTYEDSTVAEVEKVAEKPEEEESPAEEESNSDEDEVIPDIDVEVDVDELNQEQVADLNKQATTYGMADGDFVRMLRKDKEEAEAIKHAKALEEEKAMYSGRRSRRQRREFREKRLRGRKISPPSYARRDSPTYDPYKRSPSESSSESRSRSRSPTPGREEKITFITSFGGSDEEAAAAAAAAAASGATTGKPPAPPQPGGPAPGRNASARRRSSSSSSSSSSASRTSSSRSSSRSSSRSRRGGGYYRSGRHARSRSRSRSWSRSRSRSRRYSRSRSRGRRHSGGGSRDGHRYSRSPARRGGYGPRRRSRSRSRSGDRYRRGGRGPRHHSSSRSRSSWSLSPSRSRSLTRSRSPSQSRSRSQSRSRSRSQSHSPSPPREKLTRPAASPAVGEKLKKTEPAAGKETGAAKPKLTPQEKLKLRMQKALNRQFKADKKAAQEKMIQQEHERQEREDELRAMARKIRMKTAAVPALGFTLPLDWDVGSTCPGQATQPALKFSILSACSCLPLGRLPFSAGSGNAERRREKNGNVSTAGRAAHPPPVTVENTALPEGAQGRDLEVPITDIRQKCGGLGGGVRAQAVMLLVLSLMK
- the LOC101085510 gene encoding CLK4-associating serine/arginine rich protein isoform X3 yields the protein MWHEARKHERKLRGMMVDYKKRAERRREYYEKIKKDPAQFLQVHGRACKVHLDSAVALAAESPVNMMPWQGDTNNMIDRFDVRAHLDYIPDYTPPLLTTISPEQESDERKCNYERYRGLVQNDFAGISEEQCLYQIYIDELYGGLQRPSEDEKKKLAEKKASIGYTYEDSTVAEVEKVAEKPEEEESPAEEESNSDEDEVIPDIDVEVDVDELNQEQVADLNKQATTYGMADGDFVRMLRKDKEEAEAIKHAKALEEEKAMYSGRRSRRQRREFREKRLRGRKISPPSYARRDSPTYDPYKRSPSESSSESRSRSRSPTPGREEKITFITSFGGSDEEAAAAAAAAAASGATTGKPPAPPQPGGPAPGRNASARRRSSSSSSSSSSASRTSSSRSSSRSSSRSRRGGGYYRSGRHARSRSRSRSWSRSRSRSRRYSRSRSRGRRHSGGGSRDGHRYSRSPARRGGYGPRRRSRSRSRSGDRYRRGGRGPRHHSSSRSRSSWSLSPSRSRSLTRSRSPSQSRSRSQSRSRSRSQSHSPSPPREKLTRPAASPAVGEKLKKTEPAAGKETGAAKPKLTPQEKLKLRMQKALNRQFKADKKAAQEKMIQQEHERQEREDELRAMARKIRMKERERREKEREEWERQYSRQSRSPSPRYSREYSSSRRRSRSRSRSPHYRH